The Pempheris klunzingeri isolate RE-2024b chromosome 1, fPemKlu1.hap1, whole genome shotgun sequence genome includes a region encoding these proteins:
- the ugt5c1 gene encoding UDP glucuronosyltransferase 5 family, polypeptide C1 → MDIMIKALHARGHSVDVVRTNQSWYIQENSPHYKTITVSVREAFNHDFINPILKKIIEIERGESSALSFASLQLEMFTAMFNMHRIMCKMATIMFKDMYLMNRLEDRKYDLVLTDPAWGAGIMLAHALKVPLVYNVRWTTSGEGHLAIAPSPLSYIPMTGSGLSDKMTFIQRVKNLIFYVIWQAQDGFLISPQYQAVCDEFFGPEVRYSDLLHGADLWLMRVDFVFEFPRPTMPNVVYMGGFQCKPVKALPEHLEQFVQSSGEHGVILMSLGTFVSELPADITDKIAAAFSKLPQKVIWRHKGARPATLGNNTLLVDWMPQNDLLGHPKTKLFVAHGGTNGVQEAIYHGVPVVGLPVFFDQYDNLLRLKERGAAKLLTINTVDKDDNFLKAVQEVLSEPSYRANMQRLSRLHRDQPMKPLDSALYWIEFVIRHKGAAHLRAQSYRLPWYSYHSVDVLLSFLAVATVISFLPLVIFRFVCFEKCLKRKTN, encoded by the coding sequence ATGGACATCATGATAAAAGCTCTCCATGCTCGAGGACATTCTGTCGATGTCGTGCGAACCAACCAAAGCTGGTACATCCAGGAGAACTCTCCACACTACAAGACAATCACAGTTTCTGTCAGGGAAGCCTTTAATCATGACTTCATCAACCCGATCCTGAAGAAGATAATTGAAATAGAAAGGGGTGAGAGCTCAGCCCTGAGCTTTGCAAGTTTGCAGCTTGAGATGTTTACTGCGATGTTTAACATGCACAGGATCATGTGCAAAATGGCTACTATCATGTTTAAAGACATGTACCTAATGAATAGATTAGAGGATAGGAAGTATGACCTGGTCCTCACCGACCCAGCATGGGGTGCAGGTATAATGTTGGCTCATGCTCTTAAGGTCCCGCTGGTCTATAATGTGCGCTGGACGACAAGTGGAGAGGGACATCTGGCCATCGCACCTTCTCCTTTGTCTTATATCCCAATGACTGGCTCAGGACTGTCAGACAAAATGACGTTTATACAAAGAGTCAAAAACCTTATCTTCTATGTTATTTGGCAAGCTCAGGATGGGTTTTTGATCAGCCCTCAGTATCAAGCTGTGTGTGATGAGTTCTTTGGCCCTGAAGTCAGATATAGTGACTTATTACATGGGGCAGACCTGTGGCTCATGAGGGTGGACTTTGTGTTTGAGTTCCCCCGTCCCACCATGCCTAATGTGGTCTACATGGGGGGGTTCCAGTGTAAACCTGTCAAAGCTCTTCCTGAACACCTGGAGCAGTTTGTGCAGAGCTCTGGAGAGCACGGAGTCATCCTCATGTCTCTGGGCACTTTTGTCAGTGAACTTCCTGCCGACATAACAGACAAGATCGCTGCAGCTTTTTCTAAGTTACCTCAGAAAGTCATCTGGAGGCATAAAGGGGCCAGACCAGCCACTCTGGGCAACAACACTTTACTGGTGGACTGGATGCCTCAGAACGACCTCCTGGGACATCCAAAGACCAAACTGTTCGTGGCTCACGGAGGAACCAATGGCGTTCAGGAGGCTATTTACCACGGAGTCCCAGTCGTGGGTCTACCTGTGTTTTTTGACCAGTACGACAACCTACTGCGTCTCAAGGAGAGAGGGGCGGCGAAACTTCTCACTATTAATACGGTGGACAAAGACGACAACTTCCTGAAGGCCGTACAGGAGGTCCTGAGTGAGCCCTCCTACAGGGCAAACATGCAGAGACTCTCCAGGCTGCACAGGGATCAGCCGATGAAGCCTCTGGACAGCGCCCTCTACTGGATAGAGTTTGTCATTAGACACAAAGGTGCAGCTCACCTGAGGGCTCAGTCCTACCGGCTGCCCTGGTACTCCTACCACTCTGTAGACgtgctgctgtcttttctgGCTGTGGCTACAGtgatttcttttctccctcttgtgATCTTCAGATTTGTATGTTTTGAGAAAtgcttgaaaagaaaaactaattaa